One Mugil cephalus isolate CIBA_MC_2020 chromosome 22, CIBA_Mcephalus_1.1, whole genome shotgun sequence genomic window carries:
- the spx gene encoding spexin prohormone 1 translates to MKGLRIITLTYVLTILLLTTFISQSWGAPKGSFQRRNWTPQAMLYLKGTQGRRFISEDRKEGDVYDTLHLETRSQNTEKLSVDQAATVLLNFLQRAREGADENPDELYFQELPVWKREYF, encoded by the exons ATGAAG GGACTGAGGATCATCACGTTAACCTACGTGCTCACCATTTTACTGCTCACCACGTTCATCTCACAGTCATGGGGTGCACCGAAG GGCTCGTTCCAGCGGAGAAACTGGACCCCGCAGGCTATGCTGTATCTGAAGGGCACGC agGGACGCAGGTTCATCTCAGAAGACCGAAAGGAAGGAGATGTGTATGACACGCTGCACTTAG AGACTCGCAGTCAGAACACAGAGAAGCTGAGTGTGGACCAGGCAGCCACCGTCCTGCTCAACTTTCTGCAGCGCGCCAGAGAGGGAG CTGATGAGAACCCAGATGAGCTGTATTTCCAGGAGCTGCCCGTGTGGAAGAGAGAATACTTCTGA